The DNA region ACATTGCCAGGCCGCCGGCCCCGATCAACAGGATAGCCAGGCGATTCACCAGTTGGTTGCGCAAGTCGGCCAAATTAGCCAGATTGCCGTCATCTACAAAGGTTCGCCGCCATAATGTACGTAGCATGTTGGCCTCCGAATTTGGTCGTTGGTCTTTCGTCGTTGGTCATTTTTTATCCCTTAATAACTGCTATTGGCACCAACCGAGCCACTTTTTTGGCAATGCCAGCCCCATGTACCACCTCAACTACCTTATCCACATCTTTGTAGGCCAGGGGCGCTTCTTCGGCCAGGCCCGCCATGCTGCCTGCTCGCACGTGGATGCCCCCCGCCTCCAATTCCTCACGTAGTTCCGCGCCCCAGACCGTTTTTTTGGCCTTAGAGCGACTCATCATCCGCCCGGCCCCGTGGCAGGTGGAACCAAAGGTCTGGTTCATGGAACCCTCGGTGCCCAGCAGCACCCAACTGGCCGTGCCCATCGAGCCAGGCACCAGCACCGGCTGGCCGATGTCGCGATAAACACCCGGCAACACCGGCGACCCCGGTCCAAAGGCGCGCGTGGCTCCCTTACGATGCACGCATACTTTTATTTTGCGCCCCTGGCTTTCGTGCTCCTCAATTTTGGCCATATTGTGGGCAATATCGTACACCTGGTAAACGTGATGATTTTTCACCTTGCCGGCCAGCACCTCCTCAAAACTACGGCGGATGTGATAGGTAAGCACCTGCCGGTTGGCAAAGGCGTAATTAGCCGCAGCTTTCATTGCCGCCAGGTAATCCTGCCCCGCCGGGCTGCTGAGAGGGGCGCAGACCAACTCCCGGTCGGGCAAGGTGATGCCATACTGGTGGATTACTTTTTGGAAGCGGTTCACGTAGTCGCTACAAATCTGGTGGCCAAAACCGCGCGAGCCGCAGTGAATTTGCACCACTACCTGGCCGGGGAAAAGGCCGGTGCGCTGGGCCGCAGTCTCATCAAACACTTCATCCACTTCATCAACTTCAATAAAATGGTTGCCTGCCCCCAGAGTGCCCACCTGGTCCTGGCCGCGTTTTTTGGCCCGTTCGCTCACCAGGCCCGCGTCGGCCCCTTCAATACAGCCGTTCTCTTCGGTGCGAACCAGGTCTTCCTCTGTGGCAAACCCTCGTTTCAGCGCCCAGCGCGCGCCGGTTTCCACCAGCCGCTCCAACTCGCCCGGCTTGAGTTTGACGTGCCCGCCTTTGCCCACCCCGCTTGGACAATGGTGATACAGCATTGTCGCCAGGTCGTTTAAGTAGGGGGCAACTTCTTGTTGATGTAGGTGGGTGGCCAGCAGGCGTACGCCGCAATTAATATCGTAGCCTACCCCCCCCGGCGAGATGACGCCATCGGGCCATGCCGTGGCTACCACGCCTCCAATGGGGAAACCGTAGCCTTGGTGGATGTCGGGCATAGCCAGGGCATAATTCACCACCCCCGGCAGCGTAGCCGTGTTGGCCAGTTGCTCCAGGCTTTTATCGCCCAACATATTTTCCAGCAAATCGGGGTCGGCATAAAAGCGCGCCGGCACGCGCATGTCGGCGCGGAAAGATTGGGGGATTTCATAAACGTACTTATCAATTTGTTTAAAATCACTTTGACTGACCATTTCCGCACTCCTATTTTTTACTGCCCAAGCAACGACGAACGACCAGGGGCCAACGACCAACGACAAGAGGTCAATGACAAGCGACCACTGGCCAATTTCCGCCGTCCATCATTCGTCGCCCCTCATTCGTCGTTCGTCGTTGGTCAAAAATTATATCATCATTAAGCTTAAAGCGCCCTGCCTCTCCCCGCTTTACAGGGTCTGTCCCAATTCTTGGGCCAATAAGGTAGGGACAGAATATTGTTCTGTCCCTACCACCAAAATTTTGGGATACACCCGCTTTACACGTCAAAAACAACGGTTGCCTCCAGGCCACGATCTGTTTTGATGATTTCCAAATTGTGGTAGGTAACGGCCTTGATGTGTTTCTGTAGGTCAGATACGTGACCGCCTCGGACGGCGGCTTGCAGGTGAGTAGGGGTGACGCGGGATAGGTCAAACTCAGCAAAAACGATTCCTTCAACTTCGGCCCGGTAGGCCAGCTCGCTCAACCAGTTGACCAGCAGGCTTTCGGCGTCATAGGCTTCTATCTCCAATTGCTCTTCTCGCGTGGCCGGAACGTCGGCCAAATCAGCCACCAGCAAACTGCTCATGCCGCGGGCGGCATTGAGCAATAACTGGCGTAAATCTTGCCCCTGTATCCGCAGCGCCCAATCGGCCGTGTGTTCTATCTCTTCAAAGGCGATATTGGCTTGAGGTTTGGCGGATTTTGGTTTGGCCATCCTGTTGCTCCTCGCCGTTCAGGTTTCTGGCCCGGCCAGCCGTTGGGCGGCCCGGCTAATAACAGTATAGCACATTCAGCTTTTGGAGGGAATATGGTATACTGCGGAGGCGCGTTCCAAAATTTTGGCGGTAGGGACAGGACAATGTCCTGTCCGTACGGTGGCGCAAAAAAAACATGCGACAGAGTAACATTGTGCCAACCATCGAACAGATAGAAGCCCAACTCCAACAGCGGGTGGCCCACTATCCCCCCACCGCTTGGGGCAGGAAACAAACGGATGCCTGGGACCGGCAGACCAACTTTGTTTATCAAATCTACCACTGGGAGGCGCTGCGGCAAGCAGTGGCGCCGCTCGACCAGGCCCTGGCGGAGTATGCCATTAATCGTTGGTTCAGTTTTTGGTCGGCGGTGGCGGTGGAACAGATATTTTGTATCCTGCCCGGCGTGACGGCCCACACCAATCAAAAAGACCGGCTGGTGGACTTTTCGATCCAGGGCATCAACTTTGACCACAAAACGAGCGTATTTCCCCAGCAATACCCCTATTCGGTGGAGTTTGCCCGGTACCACAAAGCCCACCTGATTCGCTGGCTTTACCGGAACCAGAGCCGGCAACAGCGGTATCATACGGCCAACCGTTTATTTATTCTGCTTTACGCGCGTGACGGGGAACATTGGTCGCTCAGGGCCGAGATCAGCAGCCTGCGGCAGGTCATCAAGGATTATGTGGCCGGTTTTGCGACAGCAGAGTTGGCGCAATTGTCTTTGAACGAACATAAGGTTTTAGCGGATATAATTTGGTTTGTGAAATAGGTCTCTACTTTCCGGTAACAAGGCATAATAAACAGAGCAGAGAAAAGCTCTGGCGATTGGCACATCAAAAGGGGTCAAGTAAACAATTTTGACAGCAGGACTAACTCAGTTTATACTAAAATTCCTCTACTACAGAAGATACATTCCCGCCGGTGGGTCTGCGATTAATTGCTTAACAGTAACCATGATGGAAGAGTTTCCATGAGCACGCCAGAAACAGCCGAAACTTATGATGTCAGCAAATATGAACGCCCCTCAGTAACGGTTGATGTGGTTGTTTTTAGCATTCTTGACGAACTGCTAAAGGTTCTTTTGATCAAACGCAAGGCCTGGCCGTATGAAGGGATGTGGGCTATCCCGGGCGGCTTTGTAAAAATGAATGAAAGCCTGGAAGATGCGGCTTATCGTGAATTGGCCGAAGAAACCAATGTGACCAGAGATCAAGTTTACCTGGAGCAACTCTACACTTTTGGCGAACCCGGCCGCGATCCCCGCACCCGGGTGATTACGGTAGCCTACTTTGCCCTGGTGGGCGCAGATAAACTTCATCCCCACGCCACTGACGATGCGGAAGATGTGGGTTGGTTCTCGGTGTATGATTTGCCCCAACTGGCCTTTGACCATGCCGATATTTTGGAGTACGCTTTGATCCGTTTGCGTTATAAATTGGAGTATTCGGCGGTGGGGTTTCAGCTTTTGCCGGAGAAATTTACCCTGCGAGAGTTGCAAGACGCTTATGAGATCATTCTGGGCGCCAAGTTAGACAAAGGTAATTTCCGCAGCAAACTGCGCAAAACCCAGGTGGTGGAAAAAGTTGATGGCTATCGAGACACCGGGGGCCGCCCCGCCCGCCTTTACCGCTTCCGCGAAGATGCCGTGGCCGAGATCAAGGCCCGGCGTTTATTTCCTTAACAAGCAGCAGGATAGCAGAGTAGCAGGAGTAGCAAAGTAGCAGGTTGCTGTTTGCTATTTATTGCTTGCGATTTGTTACTTGCCCTTTGAAGTTGGAGTTCATTTATGCAAACCTTAGCCGTCTTAATGGCCGGGGGGGCCGGGACCCGCTTGACGGTGCTTTCAGACAAACGAGCCAAACCGGCCGTGCCTTTTGCCGGCAAATACAGAATTATTGATTTTACCCTCTCCAATTGTGTTAATTCCGGCATTTACGATGTGGCCGTGCTTACCCAATACCGGCCCCATTCCCTCAATGCGCATATTGGCATTGGCAAACCCTGGGATTTGGACCGGCAGCGGGGCGGCGTTCACCTGCGCCAGCCCTACCAGGGCGGCAGCGCCGACCTGGATTGGTATCGCGGCACGGCAGACGCGGTTTGCCGTAACCTTGATTTTATTCAAGAGAAAAATCCAGATGTGGCGCTTATCCTCTCCGGGGATCATATCTACAAAATGGATTACCGCCCCATGCTGGCCTATCACGCTGAAAAGGGAGCCGATCTAACCGTAGCCGTAATGAACGTCCCCCTGGAAGAGGTGCACCGCCTGGGCATTATGACGGTGAATCGTAATATGCGCGTTACCGAATTTCATGAGAAGCCCAAAGACCAAGATAAAGGCACCCTGGCCTCGATGGGCATTTATATTTTTAATACCAATACGCTGTTTGAGCGTTTAACCGAAGGCAGCGCCGAGTCGCCCCGCATTGACTTTGGCAAAGACGTTATCCCCAGTATGATTGACCGGGATAAGGTGTATGCCTATCCTTTTGAGGGCTATTGGGTGGATGTCGGCACCCTGCAATCTTACTGGGAAACTAACCTGGCCTTAACCGATCCGGCCAATAATGCCCTTAAACTGCACGACCCCGGCTGGATCATTCATACCCGCAGCGAGGAACGCCCGCCGGTAAAATTGGGGCCGCAAGCCCAGGTGGTCAACAGCCTCATTTCCAATGGCTGCGTCATTCGGGGGCGGGTGGAGCGCTCGGTGTTTTCACCGGGCGTGTATGTTTCGCCGGGGGCGCTGGTGCGGGAATCGGTGATTATTAATGACACCTGGATTGGACCGGGGGCCGTGGTGGACCGGTCTGTTGTGGACGAAAACGTGGTCATTGGTACGGGCACTTATGTAGGCTATGGTGATGACCTGACGCCTAATCAAGAGCTGCCGGATAAACTCAATACCGGCATTACGGTTGTTGGCGCAGGCGCGCACGTGCCCGGTGGTTTACGCCTGGGCCGTAACGTATTGGTCCGTTCCAACCGGCAGGAAAGCGACTTTCCCGGAACAGAAATTTTGAGCGGGAACACGGTGTAATTGATGAATACTTTAGTCATGATCATGGCCGGTGGAGCCAGCGAGGATTTGAGCGTGTTCACGGCGGTTCGCTCTGAGCCGGCCATTCCTTTTGGTGGCAAATTTCGGATCATTGACTTTCCAATGTCAAACTGCGTTAATTCGGGGCTTTATAATGTGGCCCTGCTAACCCAATATATACCTCGCTCTTTGAATGACCACGTGGGGGTGGGCAAACCCTGGGATTTAGATCGCTCGCAGGGAGGAGTGCGCCTGTTACAGCCTTACCTGGGACCGGGGCACAGCGGCTGGCAGCGCGGCACCGCCGATGCCGTACGGCGCAACATGGATTTTATTGAAGAGCAGCGCGTGGATAACGTGCTCATCCTGGCCGGCGACCATATTTACAAAATGGATTACCGGCCTATGCTGCGCTTTCACCAACAAATGAAAACCGACGTGACCCTGGCCGTGCGCCGGGTCAGCCCGTTTGAAACGTATCGGTTTGGCATTGTGGGCGTTGAAAGTAACATGCGGGTGATCAACTTTAAAGAAAAGCCACGCCGATCCAAAGAAACATTGGCCTCGATGGGAATTTACGTATTTCAGTTTGACGCGCTCCGACAGATTTTGGCCGATGAAACATTGAATGATTTTGGCCGGGATGTGTTGCCCAACATCCTGCATACTCATAAAGTTTCTGCCTATACCTTTGAAGGCTACTGGGCCGATGTGGGCACCCTGCAAGCCTACTGGGAAGCCAATATGGCTTTGTTGGCCGAAACCCCGGCCCTGGATTTATATGACCCCGAATGGGTCATCCACACCCGCAGTGAGGAACAGCCGCCGGTCCAGATTGGGCCTGAAGCCTGGGTGGGGGGCAATTTACTTTCTAATGGTTGTATCATTAATGGAGTGGTTGAAAGTTCCGTCCTTTCGCCGGGCGTGCGGGTTGAAGCCGGGGCAGTGGTGCGCGATTCCGTAATTATGAACGATACCGTGATTGGGGCCAAGGCCAGAGTTGAACGAACCATCATTGACAAAGAAGTGTATATTGGTGAAGGCGCAGAAATTGGCTATGGTGTTGATAACGTGCCCAACCGCCTCCATCCCGGCCGGCTCAATACCGGCTTAACGGTTATTGGCAAAAACGCGCGCATCCCCCCCGGCATTAGAATAGGCCATAACGTTATTATCAATCCTGATGTTACCGAAGGGCACTTTCAGACCGACTTTATTGCCAGTGGAGAAACAGTGTAGAAGCTGGCCGGTAGCCAAGCAGAGAGCTTTTTTTGCCTTGCTCCGTTGATTTTTCAAATGGAATCCTGGCCCCTAAATTCCCCTAATCCGGCCGTTAACCTGCCCGTCAAAAAAGTCAATCTCACTCCCCGCCAATCCGTAGTTCCCCTGGTGCGCAAAACCTGGCCCCTGGCCCAAACCGAACACGCCTTGTTAATGCACGTATAATAGACTTCTCGTTTTCTCGCCTAAATCCAATGCCTGTGCCTCTGGTTGAATTATCAACGGTTCCCGATCTGAGCACCGCTTCTATGGTTAGCCGGGGGTGCGTCCAGAATTTTAGGAAAGCACAGGGGGGAATTTGGGGGGATACCTCCACACCCCCCCAGTCCTCCTAAAATTTCGGACAGACCCGTTAGCCGGTTTTATCTTTTGGGAAGGGTAATACTGTGGTAAAATTGGGACAATGTCAACGTTTGATTGGTTTAAAAGTATACTGCCCAAAGTTTTCCGGCGCGGCAACAAAAATCCGGCTCAAATTCCTGGCGATTGGCCGGAGAAAAGCGAGCAACCGCCTCTGCCGGCCCAACCCTCAACGCAGACCCGGCTACGACGGCAGCCGGGGGAGACAACGCGCCTGTGGCTGGCCATAAGCGCTGGCCTGGCAATGTTAGTGGCGGGGTTACTGCCCCTTAATCTTCTCGCCACCCGGCCTTTTCATCACGATGAGGCGCTTTATGCTACCTGGGCGCTGGAGATAACGTCCGGTGAAAATCCATTTCTGGCGCAAACACCCATAGACAAACCACCTCTTTTTCTTTACACGGTGGCCGGGACGTTGTGGCTATTTGGTAATACGGAAACCTCGGCGCGGCTGCCATCTTTATTATTTACCGTTTTAACCGTAGGTTTGACCTTCTGGTTAGGACACAAATTGTACGGCAACTACGTTGGCGGGTTAGCCGCCTGGCTGGTGGCGCTCTCGCCCTTTACCATTCTCTTTGCCCCCACCGCCTTTACCGATCCAATGCTGGTGATGTTGGTCTTGGCCGCTTGCCTGGCTGCTGTTTATGTCCAATCCCTTTTGGCCGGAATGTTTTTGGGGTTGGCTATTGTGACCAAACAGCAAGGAGTGTTTTATGCGCCGTTGGTGGTAATGGTGTTGTTGTTAAGGGTCAAGTATCAAGGGGCAAGGGGCAAGGGGCAAGGGGCAAGGGTCAAACGTCAGGTGTCAGGAGGCAAGAGCCAGATAATACGCAAAACCCAATACGCAATACGTAACTTTTTTATAGCCGCAATTCTTGTTTTGGCGCTTGTTTTTTTATGGGATTTTAACCGCGACCAATCGCCCGGTTTCTGGCAGTTAAGCCTGATTAACTACGGCGGGCTGAACACCGGCAGCCAGAATTTTGGCGCGCGGTGGGCGGGATTTATTGAGTTATTAACCTACGCTACAGCCGCGCCGGTTTTGAATACCATTTTTTTAACAGGGCTACCGTTGTTATTGATCTGGAACACCTACCACATCATCAACAAAAAACAATCCCTAGCTACCAACCGGCCCATTTACCAACCGGCCACTCTTCAAGTCCAAACCGATTGGTTATTCTCATTCTTTAGTCTAATCTTTATCCTGGTTCATTCCTGGTTTTCGTTTCAAGTTTGGGATCGCTACCTATTAGGGCTGATTCCTTTCCTGGCGCTGCTACTGGCCCGGATTTTATGGTTGCCCTGGCTAATCTTAAAAGAGGTCTGGCTTGATCGCCGGCCAAGGTTATTGTCCATAGTTAGGCCGGTTCTGGGTTTGAGCCTTATTTGTTTACTTGGCCTAAGTTTAGGCAGACCCGTTCAAGATGCGGTCAACGGCCGTTATCCTTTGGGCAGCAATAGCGGCGCGTTAAGGGGAATTGACCAGCTTGTGGCTTACCTGCAAGGCCACGCCGGGGCCACCACCACGCTTTACCATCGTTGGCTGGGCACGCATTGGCGATACTATTTGTGGCATTATCCCTATGATTTACAATACTGGCCGTCGGCGGAGTTTTTGGCCGGCCAGGCCCAACCTGGCCAACTGATTGTTTTCCCGTCCTGGCGTTCCGAAACCGAAGCCAGGTTAGCCCTGGCTGAAAATAATTTAGCATTACAGGAATTGAGCCGGGCTTATACGCCTGCGGGGAATCCATCCCTGGTGCTGTATCAAATAGTGAAAAGGGGGAATAGGGGATAGCAAGGCAGGAACTTTTCCACGCCTGCCACTACGCTAAACTGCAATGAAATCTAATTTAACCAAAATCATTTCCATCTTGACCATCATCCTGTTGACATTCCTGTTTTTCTGGAAAATCTTGTTGACCAATCTCATCCTGGTTGGCGTGGACTCCTTTCTTTATTTTTATCCCTACAAAGCCTACGCTACCGCGGTCTTACGCCAGGGGCAGTTGCCCCTCTGGAATCCTTATCTGTTTATGGGCGCGCCGTTATTGGCCAACAGCCAGGTGGGGGTTTTTTACCCGTTCAATTGGCTCTTTATCTGGCTCGACCCTCCCCGGCAGGTAGCCTGGTCTATTGGGCTGCACCTTGTTTTGGCCGGGGTGTTCATGTTGGTCTACACCCGTTTATCTTTGCAACTGGCCTGGTTCAGCGCGTGGACGGCCGCCGTGGTGTTTGCCTTTGGCGGTTACCTGGGCGCGCAGGTAGAACACATCAACCAGCTTAATGCCGCGGTCTGGCTGCCGCTGCTTTTTTTGTTTTATGATTTTGGCCTAAAACACAAAAGTCAACAACGTTGGCCCTGGTTTCTGCTGTTAGCCTTTGTGATTGCCCTCACGCTTCTGGCCGGCCACGCCCAAACCGTTTTCATCTCCCTGTTTGGCCTGGGCCTGTATGCTTTGTGGCAGGGCTTGAGCGAGGGCCAGCGGTCGGCGGCCAAGGGTCAAGGATTTCAAGTTAAATTTAATACTTTACGCATAACCTTCACCCAATACTTGTGGCCCTTGATCGTGGCGGCGCTGCTGGCGGCTGCCGTGGCCGCTATCCAGCTTATCCCCACCGCCGAGTTGTCGGCCCACTCTATCCGCAGCGGCGGCCTGCCTTTCCGCGAAACCGTTTCTTTTAGCCTATCGCCCGTTACCCTGCCCTACGCCCTGCTGCCTCCGTTGGGGGTGGACCTGGCCCAGGTGTGGGATGAAGCGTTTGGCGAGCGGGTTGCCTACGTGGGGGTGAGCGGTTTTGGCCTGGCCCTGATAGGCGCGTTTGGCGCTCTCCGGCGGCCAGAGATCCGCCGTTTTGTGGTTGTGGCGGCCGGCGGTTTGGGGTTGAGTGTGGGCCTCTACAGCGGCCCGCTCTACCTGGCCCTTTACACCCTGGTACCCGGGTTTAACCTGTTCCGGGTTCCTCCCCGCTGGTTGTTGTTGTATATTTTTGGCGTGTCCGTTTTGGCCGGTTATGGCTGTAACGCTCTCTTTAAGCCTCTCCTCTTGCGCGAGCATTTGGCCGTAACCTGGCGCTGGCTCCGCGCCCGCCGGCGGCGGTTGGCCTTTTTTATTGTTTTGCCTGCCGGCCTTGTTCTGGTTTTTGGCGTTTGGAAAACCCCACCCTTTGCCACGCTCGTTATCTGGTTGAGCCTGGCCTTGATCACGTTTGGGCTTATCTACTATATTTTACGCCCTTCATCCCTGAGTGGTTTTTCTCAGAAAAAACGCCCGGCCCCAACTCCCGGCCCCTGGCTTTTGCTGCCCCTGCTCATCGTCGAACTCTTCTGCTCGGCCCAAACCCTTAGTTACAACCATCCCACCGCGCCCCAGGCCTATCACTCCATGCGTAATAGCGTGGCCTTTTTACGCTCGGTTGCCGCCAACGCCACGCCTCCTGATCGTTTCCTCAGCCTGTCCGGCATTGCCTACGACCCCGGGGACGCGCGCGAATTGGCCCAAATTTACGGTCCCAGCCTGTCGGACAAAGCTTTGTATAATTTAATAGTGGCTACAAAACAAAAAGAAGTTCTTTTTTTTAACCTGCCCCTGGTTTACGGCTTGTATAGCGTTGACGGCTACGACGGCGGGATTTTGCCCTTGGCCAACTTTGTCACCTTGCAAAAACTCTTCCTGCCCCCCGACGATCTGTCGTTGGACGGGCGTTTGCGGGAAAAGTTGCGTTTTGTGCCGCCGGGCCAGTTGCTCTCCCTGCTCAATACCCGCTGGATCATCACCGACAAAGTTTTTGACGCCTGGATTGACGGCATTTTTTACGACCTGCAATTTCCGGCGCATCTGGCCCCCGGCCAGTCTATCGCCACCACCGACATCCCTGCCTTTCCGGCCACGGCCATTGGTCTTGTTTCTCACCTGGCCGAAGCCGCTCATTTACCCGCCGGTACTCCCGTGGCCGAACTAACCCTCACCTTTGCCGACGGCGCGGGCGGCAGCGCCGACCCCGATGAAACCTTCACCCTTAAAGCCGGGGTAGACACCGCTGAAGGCATTTACCCTCCCCACGCCGCCCATCCGCAGGCCAACATCGGCGTGGCCTGGCCTTACGAGGCGGCAGGGGTGGATTATGTTACAGTTTATACCTTAACTAACCGCCGGCCAATCACCCGGATCAAATTAACCGGCCTTCTGCCCCAGGGCCAATTCATTCTCAAAGGTCTAAGCCTCATTCATGAGCCGACCCACACCAGCCGTTCCATCATCCTTTCCACGCAGGGAGAATACCGCCAGGTCCACTCCGGGGATGTAAAAATTTATGAGAATCAAACCGTGTTACCCCGCGCCTTCATCGTTCACCGGGCTGAGCTGGTGGCCGATACCGCGCAAGCTCTGGCCTTAATGCGCAACCGGAATTTTGACCTCCGGCAAACGTTGGTCCGTTTGGCCGGTGAGGGCGAAACAGTTGGCCCCATCGCTTTGGGCCGACCTTCTACCTCTGAGAGCGCCTTGATTACTGCCTACACCCCGGAACGAGTTGAAGTGACGGCCAACCTGGCCTCGCCTGGCTGGTTGGTATTGAGCGAGGCGTATTATCCCGGCTGGCAGGTTAGGGTTGATGGACAACCCGTCGAGATAATGCCGGTCAACATTATGTTTAGAGCCGTAGAATTACCGGTAGGGGAACATGTGCTTGTATTTGAATTCAAACCTGCTTCATTGCAAATGGGAATGTGGGTGAGTGGCCTGGCTTTGCTGGTGTTGGCAGGAGGATGGGTTATGGCTGTTAGAAAAAGCAGGCAGGAGAGATAGCCCATTGGCATAGTGATAGAGCAGTGGTACAATACATTCAACGAATCCTGAACCAACGACGTAATTCAGCCCAGGGAATCACAATGCGTTTAACCTTTTACGGCGTGAGAGGTTCTTACCCTACTGCCCGTCGAGATCAAATTCGATATGGAGGTAACACCACCTGCCTGCATTTTTTGAGCCGGTCGGGGCAACACCTCATCCTGGATGGGGGGTCGGGTATCCGCGTATTGGGCAACGAGTTGATGCAGCAGGCTTTTGGGCAGGGGCAGGGCGAGGCCATCATTTTAGTTACCCACACGCACTGGGATCACATCCTGGGTTTCCCCTTTTTTACCCCTTTCAGTTGCCGGGGAAACCACTTTATCATTGCCTCAGCCGGGCAAATCGGCAGCCATATTCGTGACATCTTATCCGGCCAGCACGCGGACCTCAATTTTCCGGTTTCCTTTGAGGCGCTGATGCAGGCTCAACTTGATTACCATGCCTTTAATCTGGGCGACCCCCTGAAATTTGGCGACTTTCGGATTGAGACGGTCCAATTGAATCATGCCGGGATAACGATTGGGTATCGCATTGAGGCCGATGGAACCGCGATCACGGTCTATACGGATACCGGCCGGATACGTGAAACCCGATTGGGGGATGGGATGGGCCTGCCTGTGCCCGATGATGTATACGCTGAAGGTTTTT from Anaerolineae bacterium includes:
- a CDS encoding MBL fold metallo-hydrolase, which produces MRLTFYGVRGSYPTARRDQIRYGGNTTCLHFLSRSGQHLILDGGSGIRVLGNELMQQAFGQGQGEAIILVTHTHWDHILGFPFFTPFSCRGNHFIIASAGQIGSHIRDILSGQHADLNFPVSFEALMQAQLDYHAFNLGDPLKFGDFRIETVQLNHAGITIGYRIEADGTAITVYTDTGRIRETRLGDGMGLPVPDDVYAEGFLAQLAHCARRSDILVHDTQFFEHEMVGKYHWGHCTVEDALEVARLAEVKHLVLFHHNPDHSDTEIDTKLALGRDLSAGDAFEVSAATEGWYTNMDKKEETG
- a CDS encoding YfhO family protein, whose amino-acid sequence is MKSNLTKIISILTIILLTFLFFWKILLTNLILVGVDSFLYFYPYKAYATAVLRQGQLPLWNPYLFMGAPLLANSQVGVFYPFNWLFIWLDPPRQVAWSIGLHLVLAGVFMLVYTRLSLQLAWFSAWTAAVVFAFGGYLGAQVEHINQLNAAVWLPLLFLFYDFGLKHKSQQRWPWFLLLAFVIALTLLAGHAQTVFISLFGLGLYALWQGLSEGQRSAAKGQGFQVKFNTLRITFTQYLWPLIVAALLAAAVAAIQLIPTAELSAHSIRSGGLPFRETVSFSLSPVTLPYALLPPLGVDLAQVWDEAFGERVAYVGVSGFGLALIGAFGALRRPEIRRFVVVAAGGLGLSVGLYSGPLYLALYTLVPGFNLFRVPPRWLLLYIFGVSVLAGYGCNALFKPLLLREHLAVTWRWLRARRRRLAFFIVLPAGLVLVFGVWKTPPFATLVIWLSLALITFGLIYYILRPSSLSGFSQKKRPAPTPGPWLLLPLLIVELFCSAQTLSYNHPTAPQAYHSMRNSVAFLRSVAANATPPDRFLSLSGIAYDPGDARELAQIYGPSLSDKALYNLIVATKQKEVLFFNLPLVYGLYSVDGYDGGILPLANFVTLQKLFLPPDDLSLDGRLREKLRFVPPGQLLSLLNTRWIITDKVFDAWIDGIFYDLQFPAHLAPGQSIATTDIPAFPATAIGLVSHLAEAAHLPAGTPVAELTLTFADGAGGSADPDETFTLKAGVDTAEGIYPPHAAHPQANIGVAWPYEAAGVDYVTVYTLTNRRPITRIKLTGLLPQGQFILKGLSLIHEPTHTSRSIILSTQGEYRQVHSGDVKIYENQTVLPRAFIVHRAELVADTAQALALMRNRNFDLRQTLVRLAGEGETVGPIALGRPSTSESALITAYTPERVEVTANLASPGWLVLSEAYYPGWQVRVDGQPVEIMPVNIMFRAVELPVGEHVLVFEFKPASLQMGMWVSGLALLVLAGGWVMAVRKSRQER